A single region of the Salvia splendens isolate huo1 chromosome 18, SspV2, whole genome shotgun sequence genome encodes:
- the LOC121776042 gene encoding QWRF motif-containing protein 6-like codes for MADLTGGAASSPTQRRPRVREVSSRFMSPLVQSNSTPHPSDFPRAKSAHRRNPSKNDENFNPEPNRGGLDKFPAPISTIQRKQHQQRLNSKDHHLREVRVSSRPDTPIAIERERIVPSRFRQSVSRSNSLSSSSDGCSAVTAAARLLQEATSDAEKRFSRISTSSFDDSASCTTATASNQGSSSCPNSPHCAPVTKMRSATTDVRSSVPDMDRNLENSGKDCARSLNFSSLSKIGGGGVSRPPHPSSLNSRKGRKVSNHLDEVHSFKMMINHFLQYRFANAKAEVSLQAQKQETERNFCSLGAMILDKRDEVKKKRIEFAVLRRLKTLNTVVEAQMPYLEDWSSMEVDYSNCLSGAANALLSSSVRLPVSGDVRADVREIEEALSSASKVVESINSQIQRFAHMAEGIENLVSEVSRMANGEKALTEECGYLLSKTYSSQVIDCSLRGALMQFNDSNNHPPHKSEE; via the exons ATGGCAGACCTTACCGGCGGAGCCGCATCGTCGCCGACACAGCGCCGGCCAAGAGTGAGAGAAGTGAGCTCACGGTTCATGTCTCCTCTAGTCCAATCCAATTCGACTCCTCACCCTTCCGATTTTCCCCGCGCCAAATCCGCACACCGCCGCAATCCGTCCAAAAACGATGAGAATTTCAACCCGGAGCCAAACCGCGGCGGATTGGACAAATTTCCTGCGCCTATCTCAACCATACAGAGAAAACAGCACCAGCAACGGTTGAATTCGAAAGATCACCATCTCCGAGAGGTTAGGGTTTCGTCGAGACCAGACACGCCTATCgcaatagagagagaaagaattgTTCCGTCCCGATTCAGGCAAAGCGTCAGCCGTTCGAATTCGCTGAGCAGTAGCAGTGACGGATGCTCCGCCGTCACTGCGGCGGCGAGGCTGCTGCAGGAGGCGACGTCCGATGCAGAGAAGCGGTTTTCCAGGATTTCCACATCCAGCTTCGATGATTCGGCTTCCTGCACCACCGCCACCGCTTCGAATCAGGGGAGCTCCTCGTGCCCTAATTCGCCCCACTGTGCGCCGGTGACCAAGATGCGGAGCGCAACAACAGATGTGCGCTCTTCTGTGCCGGATATGGATCGGAATTTGGAGAATTCCGGCAAGGATTGTGCGCGATCACTGAATTTCTCGTCTCTCTCGAAGATCGGAGGAGGAGGCGTTTCACGGCCTCCGCATCCTTCGTCGTTGAATTCGAGGAAAGGAAGGAAGGTGTCTAATCATCTGGATGAAGTGCATTCCTTCAAAATGATGATTAACCACTTTCTGCAGTATCGATTTGCGAATGCAAAGGCAGAGGTTTCCCTTCAAGCCCAGAAGCAGGAAACAGAG AGGAATTTCTGTTCACTTGGTGCCATGATATTGGATAAGCGCGATGAAGTGAAAAAGAAACGCATTGAATTTGCAGTCCTGCGAAGATTGAAGACTTTGAATACAGTAGTTGAAGCTCAA ATGCCATATCTGGAGGACTGGTCTAGTATGGAAGTGGATTACTCAAATTGTCTCTCAGGTGCAGCAAACGCGTTACTGAGCTCCTCAGTTAGACTTCCAGTTAGTGGCGATGTGCGG GCTGATGTCCGGGAGATAGAGGAAGCTCTAAGCTCAGCCTCGAAGGTGGTTGAGTCCATAAATTCTCAAATTCAGAGATTTGCCCACATG GCTGAAGGAATTGAAAATTTGGTGTCTGAAGTATCTCGGATGGCAAATGGAGAGAAAGCTCTAACTGAGGAGTGTGGATATCTGCTCTCCAAAACTTACTCTTCTCAG GTGATCGATTGCAGTCTAAGGGGAGCTCTAATGCAGTTTAACGACAGCAACAATCATCCACCCCATAAGAGTGAAGAATGA
- the LOC121776595 gene encoding sodium/hydrogen exchanger 6-like → MLVWILIIFRTWSAACLFYSHISRYEALLFLKFSNLSDKSQKFVSAFFHLIASLAETFIFIYMGFDIAMEQYSWPSHRKISMKHQKALWYSGLRGAMAFALALQSVHDLPEGHGQTIFAATTAIVVLTVNCLTPFFTYPKVAKMMTTMIFSATMGEQVIDDHRHEADNSRQFYSSSMTDRLQ, encoded by the exons ATGCTGGTCTGGATATTGATAA TCTTCAGAACTTGGAGTGCTGCTTGTTTGTTCTATTCCCATATTTCTC GTTATGAAGCACTACTCTTTCTCAAATTCTCAAATTTGTCAGACAAATCTCAGAAATTTGTATCTGCATTTTTCCATTTAATTGCATCATTGGCCGAGACTTTCAT ATTTATATATATGGGATTTGACATTGCCATGGAACAGTACAGCTG GCCTTCACATAGGAAAATATCAATGAAGCATCAGAAAGCACTTTGGTATAGTG GGCTTCGAGGGGCCATGGCATTTGCGCTTGCTCTGCAGTCGGTTCATGATCTTCCAGAGGGTCACGGTCAGACTATATTCGCTGCGACAACTGCAATTGTTGTTCTAACG GTTAACTGCCTTACCCCATTTTTTACATATCCCAAAGTGGCGAAGATGATGACCACG ATGATATTTTCAGCGACAATGGGAGAGCAAGTTATCGATGATCACAGACACGAGGCTGATAATAGTAGGCAATTTTACTCATCGTCCATGACAGATCGACTTCAATAG